The window gcagCCTGCAGAAGGGACTTCGCCCTCTGTGATAAACTGAgggtgtatttatatgtgtctgCATAGAAATCCCCTCCTGGTGCCAGCGCTCTGTGTGCTGTGTtattctgagtgacagtgttcTGGAAATCCCCCACCTAGTCGTTAGCTCCGCCCCGCTGCAGCAGAGGGCATTTACAGCCTGCTTTGCACGGCTCCGCCCGCAGACAACCAAGCGCACCTTCCTCGCCAACAAACCCCGCCGCCATGGCCCTGCACAGGACCAGCATACTGAACCAAATGGATTACAGTCGGGACTCTAAAGAAGGGAAGCCGGCCCCGTCGACGGAGGAGCGGCTCGACAGCGGCCTGGACTcgctgaaggaggaggagtaccAGGCGGTGGCGGCCGAGATCCGGCTGCTCCACTTGGAGAGCGAGCCGCCGCAGCAGCGCCGACAGCCTGCCGCCGGACCCGGGGAGCAGCACGAATGGAAGACGCAAATCACGGAGGACGGAGACACGTAAGTCGGACCTGGAGGAAACAAgttatgtgggggggggggatatttaaGCACGGTGGATAATTTGCGTGTTCACGGAGTGTAACGTCGCGGCTCTGTCGCCGGAGGAGAAGGCCCTGCTGCGGGTCTCGAGGAGGTAATTTGATCCTTTTCCCTGAGCGGAATGTGTCATTTCAATGCaaagcacgggggggggggtaatgtggAATTAATGCTTTACTAAACTTTCTGTTAACAATCCACGTAACGGGTTTAGTTGCGTTCAGGCACTGCGGCGGCGGACGTAAACAAAAGGCTattatcaggggggggggggggtactagtTCTATGGCCGCGGGTCAGACTGGGAAAGTCCCGGGCGCGCCGCCAAGGAATCCGACCGACGCGCGCTCCCGCGGTgcgaggaggggaggaaagaaaCAACAAGGGGGGGAAAGCAACAATAAAATTACATAACACGTTAAATCTGCGGAGTTTGACGTGTTTGCGGCTCATGAGACCAGGAAGAAAAACCGCGAGAGAAACTTCAAATGTGTttattagtttaaaaaataaataaaataggaaCATTATTTATCTGCTGAGAAGTTCCTAGTTCATAACAGCGTTGTAACTGTCGTCACGGCGCGTGCGTTGGACAACGTGACTTTGGTAACAAGCCGTGTCACTGTGCAAGGCATAATAACGGTGGTTTCCCAACATGAGGTCTGGTGAACACTTTGAGGTGATTCAAATTATTCAAATGATGTATCCATTTATTTGTTTACGTTCATTTCCTGTCATGTCATCCGTAGGAAACTGGCTGCTATGCTGGGGAAGAAATTCAGTATCAAATAAACTGCATTAAGAATATTTTGAATGTTTGGGGGTCAGAAATGTGTAAACTGCTGTGTTGAAGAATACTTTAAAAGTTTATAGATTTTTGAGCACTAGGCAAACATTAAACAAAAAATCAGTACAATTGTAGATTAGGttaacttttcatttttttaaagtacacaCATGAAAGTATTTACTGTTATTCACCTGTTTACGTAATGTgaagtgttgtgttgtgtgtgtattataacagCGTTTCTTCGTCTCTATAGGCTGCTCCACCTGGCCATCATCCACGAGGCCAAGGAGTACATCAAGACGATGATCGACCTGTCCAAGAACACAGACTTCCTCAACACGCAAAATGACCAGCGACAGGTATTAAagaagcatcatcatcatcatcatcatcatcatcatcactttaAGAAGGAGACTGTCCTCTGACTCGGTAACTCACCCATCTCTTCCCCTTCGCCCTAGACGCCGCTCCACTTGGCGGTAATAACGAACCAGGCGGACGTGTGTCAGCGCCTGCTGGTGTCCGGTTGCGACCCCACGCTGGTGGACGACAGCGGGGACACGCCTCTTCACATTGCCTGTCGCCACGGCAACCTGCTGTGCTTCAGCGTCCTCACCCAGAACTGCCAGACGGAGCATTTACACACAGTGATGGCCGCCTGCAACTACCACGGTGAGAACTTTCGACTTTTGGGACATTTCTGGGGAACGCGTCGGACGTCGAACTTTTGACTTTACTTGTTTACTTGGAACGGAAACGTTTGGATTTAGCAGCGGTGGAGTTAACGAGTCCGTTTGGACATTATTAGAAGGTAGTTTCCTTTCCCACCCTCGGTGCATTGAAACAGGCCAGACACGGACCAGTCCGCTGCTGGTCTTTAACTATTCAAACGGAGGAATAGTGGCTCGAAAAGAGCAACTTCTGCTGCCTGTTATCAATGAATACGATGACTAGAGGGGAGGAAACGTGGCGTCGGACGCTAAGGCTTCAAATAGAATAAGACTTGTCAAATCTCACTCTGGGAaaacacatttctgattatAAAATGTTACAATATCCAATGAAATGGACCCAATAAAAAGTCTGCTCTCCAGAGTAATATAATCCCAAAGTTAATACTGTCCAAACAAACTATTTAGCTCTTTTCTTAAATCCTTTTTGGAGCCTGGACTATTCCTAGACAACTGCAGCTGTGCTGATCTGGGGTCAGCTGTTAAGCTCTTCCTATGATGTCTCCCTGCAGGTCAGAACTGCCTCCACCTGGCTTCAGTTCAGGGTTTCCTGTCACTGGTGGAGAACATGGTGGATCTCGGAGCTGACATTAACTCAAAGGTACACACACCAAAGCTATATTTgagaacacacacctaaagGCACTTGCGTTGTGTAGAATTACAaagtacatataaatatatattatataatcttGTTCTCTCCTCCCATCCTATAGGAGCAGCGTAACGGTCGCAGTGCGCTGCACCTG of the Pseudoliparis swirei isolate HS2019 ecotype Mariana Trench chromosome 11, NWPU_hadal_v1, whole genome shotgun sequence genome contains:
- the nfkbiab gene encoding nuclear factor of kappa light polypeptide gene enhancer in B-cells inhibitor, alpha b, translating into MALHRTSILNQMDYSRDSKEGKPAPSTEERLDSGLDSLKEEEYQAVAAEIRLLHLESEPPQQRRQPAAGPGEQHEWKTQITEDGDTLLHLAIIHEAKEYIKTMIDLSKNTDFLNTQNDQRQTPLHLAVITNQADVCQRLLVSGCDPTLVDDSGDTPLHIACRHGNLLCFSVLTQNCQTEHLHTVMAACNYHGQNCLHLASVQGFLSLVENMVDLGADINSKEQRNGRSALHLAVDQQNLSLVKLLLKKGADPNLLTSGGHTPFHLTYGRDGDDIRKELYSLTHPDLRELPDSEEDNSEAEDDESDEEVGYDDIQWKGH